The Cryobacterium roopkundense sequence GCCCGGGTCGAGGCCGCCTGCGCACTCGCGCTGCGGGGCCCGGTCCGCTCTCCGCGTTATGCGCATTTGCGACCGATCCTCGATACCGGGCAAGACAAAACCGGACAGGCCCCTGAACCGGAACCGGACCATGGCGGTTACGTTCGTGGCAGCGCTTATTACGCCGGAGGGAACCGTTGAGCGCTCTGGACGGTGAGACCAAACGCAAGCTCCGCGAGATGAACGCCGGCGAGCTCCTGCAGGCCATCGACCTGCAGGACGAGATTCTCTCGATCAGCCTGACCTTCGAGGAACGGGTCCGGCTCGTTGTTGACGACGCCTACTCGACGTTCATGCATTCCAAGGTTGACGGGCTGATCCGGCGGGCGGGACTTCGTTATCCGAACGCGGATCTGCGCCGCATCGACCTCCTTGACGAGCGCGGCCTCAACCGGCAGGTGCTGACCCAGCTCGGGACCTGCTCGTTCGTCACCCGGCAACAGAACGTCGTCTTCCAAGGCTTCACCGGGTCGGGAAAGTCGTATCTAGGATGCGCTCTCGCCAAACGTGCTTGCGAGCATCGCATCCGCGCCCATTACGTCCGAATGCCCGACCTCGAGGAAGCTTGGGTCGCCGCCCAGGATACAACCGGTGGGGCGGGAAAGTTCCTGCGGAAGTATGCCGCCTTCACGCTCTTGGTCATCGATGAGTGGCTGCTGGATA is a genomic window containing:
- a CDS encoding ATP-binding protein, which gives rise to MSALDGETKRKLREMNAGELLQAIDLQDEILSISLTFEERVRLVVDDAYSTFMHSKVDGLIRRAGLRYPNADLRRIDLLDERGLNRQVLTQLGTCSFVTRQQNVVFQGFTGSGKSYLGCALAKRACEHRIRAHYVRMPDLEEAWVAAQDTTGGAGKFLRKYAAFTLLVIDEWLLDKPTESMRTMLLELMERRYGETSTVFCTQYQQKDWHQRLGAGVHADAIMDRIIHNTTWVDTGTYNMREQAALATA